Proteins encoded within one genomic window of uncultured Draconibacterium sp.:
- a CDS encoding PQQ-binding-like beta-propeller repeat protein has product MKYWIVTFLIIMCFGSFAQSSDSWPIFRGEQHLTGVSKTTLPESPELLWVFETGDNIKSAPVVANDKVVIGSTDGFVYCIDTSGELLWKFNTENSIEAPALILDNTVYVGNLDGMLFALNLDNGEKLWDYECENQIIGSANWWTEDGTTYIFMGSYDYYLHCVDAKTGELKWKYESDNFINGAAACADGKAIFGGCDGYLHVVDVTTGKLVEKIDVATYVAGSVTIENDKAYVGDYDGRFFQVDIESDKTTWVWSDEKTNLQFIASPALLGEKVLTANHNKFLYCFNKNTGEKLWEYNTGRQVEASPVIVKNKVVVANMRGDLAIVNLSDGKPVWTYEIGSQIISNPAVANGRLFVGAYDGNIYCFGE; this is encoded by the coding sequence ATGAAGTATTGGATAGTTACGTTTTTGATAATAATGTGTTTTGGGTCATTTGCTCAGTCTTCCGACTCGTGGCCCATTTTCCGTGGAGAGCAGCATCTGACGGGTGTTTCGAAGACAACACTACCTGAATCTCCAGAGCTTTTATGGGTTTTCGAAACCGGCGATAATATCAAATCGGCACCGGTAGTTGCCAATGATAAAGTAGTGATTGGTTCCACCGATGGCTTTGTGTATTGTATTGATACTTCCGGAGAGCTTTTGTGGAAATTCAATACTGAAAATTCAATTGAGGCGCCTGCACTCATCCTTGATAATACGGTTTACGTAGGAAATCTAGATGGGATGCTGTTTGCACTAAATCTCGATAACGGCGAAAAACTTTGGGATTACGAATGTGAAAACCAGATCATCGGCTCGGCAAACTGGTGGACAGAAGATGGAACAACCTATATCTTTATGGGGAGTTACGATTACTACCTTCATTGTGTTGATGCAAAAACAGGTGAGCTGAAATGGAAATACGAGTCGGATAATTTTATTAACGGAGCAGCTGCCTGTGCCGATGGAAAAGCCATATTTGGTGGCTGCGATGGCTATCTTCATGTTGTTGATGTTACAACCGGTAAGCTGGTAGAAAAAATTGATGTGGCAACATACGTAGCCGGCTCAGTTACTATTGAAAATGACAAGGCTTATGTTGGTGATTACGATGGCCGCTTTTTTCAGGTTGATATCGAAAGTGACAAAACAACCTGGGTGTGGTCCGACGAAAAAACCAATTTGCAGTTTATCGCTTCTCCGGCTTTGTTAGGCGAAAAAGTATTAACGGCCAACCACAATAAGTTCTTGTATTGTTTCAACAAAAATACAGGCGAAAAACTGTGGGAATACAACACCGGACGGCAAGTGGAGGCTTCGCCGGTAATTGTTAAAAATAAGGTAGTTGTGGCGAATATGCGAGGCGATTTGGCCATAGTGAACCTTTCGGATGGAAAGCCTGTTTGGACTTATGAAATAGGAAGCCAGATCATCAGTAATCCTGCGGTGGCCAACGGTCGGCTTTTTGTGGGAGCTTACGATGGAAACATTTATTGTTTTGGCGAATAA
- a CDS encoding ABC transporter ATP-binding protein, with the protein MLLQLKNISKGYGEVGTHSFRPVLKELNLELDKGQKVAIIGPSGSGKTTLLNLVGALDTPDSGEVMFNETNITGYNSTQLAAFRNLNLGFVFQMHHLMPQLNMWENVLLPLLPQGKVTKEQKDWAEYLINKVGISERRNQKPSEMSGGECQRTAVVRALINKPELILADEPTGALDEDNANALSELLIQLSEEEGVTLVTVTHSAELAQKMDTKFLLRNGKLE; encoded by the coding sequence ATGCTACTACAACTAAAAAACATATCAAAAGGTTACGGAGAAGTCGGTACACACAGCTTTCGTCCGGTGTTAAAAGAGCTAAATCTTGAACTGGATAAAGGTCAAAAAGTGGCCATTATCGGTCCAAGCGGTTCAGGAAAAACAACTTTGCTGAATTTGGTGGGTGCACTGGATACGCCTGACTCAGGCGAGGTAATGTTTAACGAAACCAATATTACCGGATACAATTCAACACAGTTGGCGGCCTTTCGTAATCTGAACCTTGGTTTTGTTTTTCAAATGCATCATTTAATGCCGCAGTTGAATATGTGGGAGAATGTGTTGTTGCCGCTTTTGCCGCAAGGTAAGGTTACAAAGGAACAAAAAGACTGGGCGGAATATCTCATCAATAAAGTAGGTATTTCGGAGAGACGTAACCAGAAACCATCAGAAATGTCGGGTGGTGAGTGCCAGCGCACTGCTGTGGTTCGGGCGCTAATCAATAAACCTGAATTGATTCTTGCCGACGAACCAACCGGAGCACTCGATGAGGATAATGCTAATGCACTTTCCGAGCTGCTTATTCAGCTCAGTGAAGAGGAAGGTGTGACTTTGGTGACAGTAACTCACTCAGCAGAGTTAGCCCAAAAAATGGATACAAAATTCTTACTGCGAAACGGTAAATTGGAATAG
- a CDS encoding glycosyltransferase family 4 protein produces MNIIQIIPGSGGSFYCGNCLRDSKYVDALRKQDHQVVKVPMYLPLFSDEHDISDIPIFYGAISTYLKQVYPIFRKAPAWFDKLLNSKPMMKMAASMAGSTRAKGLENMTISMLLGEQGEQKEELEKMVDWIAERCKPDVIHISNALLLGLAKRLKEKVGVPVICSLQDEDVWVDAMQPQFQQPIWDLMHKRAEDVDALVAVSNYFADEMKKRMRLEDKKVHTFYLGVDVEDYPYIPVKEKPKNVGYISRMCHKDGFDIVVDAFIELKKKTGFEEVKLIATGGLTGDDKKFFKEQKHKLKEAGLLHQFEVVEEFEGAARHEFFKQVAMISVPVRIGEAFGMYLLEAMASGVPVVQPALGAFPEIVDVSGGGVIYSPNTPEELSESWAELLNDPEKLEKLSLAGYEGTSKRFNIHNHAAEIVELYESLKR; encoded by the coding sequence ATGAATATAATTCAAATCATACCCGGATCAGGTGGTAGCTTTTATTGCGGTAATTGCCTGCGCGACAGCAAATATGTGGATGCCTTACGAAAACAGGATCACCAGGTGGTAAAAGTTCCAATGTATTTGCCGCTTTTTTCCGATGAACACGACATTTCCGACATCCCGATTTTTTATGGTGCAATTAGTACTTATCTCAAACAGGTTTATCCGATTTTCAGGAAAGCACCGGCATGGTTCGATAAGCTGCTGAATTCAAAGCCCATGATGAAAATGGCGGCCTCTATGGCAGGATCGACTCGTGCAAAAGGACTGGAAAATATGACCATCTCGATGTTGCTGGGCGAACAGGGAGAACAAAAAGAAGAGCTGGAAAAAATGGTGGATTGGATTGCTGAGCGTTGTAAACCTGATGTGATCCATATTTCCAATGCTTTGCTACTAGGTCTGGCAAAACGGCTGAAAGAAAAGGTTGGTGTCCCCGTGATTTGCTCACTTCAGGACGAAGATGTTTGGGTGGATGCCATGCAGCCACAGTTTCAGCAGCCAATTTGGGATTTAATGCACAAGCGTGCCGAAGATGTGGATGCGCTGGTTGCTGTAAGTAATTATTTTGCTGATGAGATGAAAAAGCGTATGCGTCTGGAAGATAAAAAGGTGCATACATTTTATCTGGGCGTTGATGTGGAGGATTATCCCTACATTCCGGTCAAGGAGAAACCGAAAAATGTTGGTTATATTTCGAGGATGTGCCACAAAGATGGTTTCGATATTGTGGTGGATGCCTTTATCGAATTGAAAAAGAAAACCGGTTTTGAAGAGGTGAAGCTAATTGCGACAGGAGGTTTGACCGGTGATGATAAAAAGTTTTTCAAAGAGCAAAAACATAAGCTAAAAGAGGCTGGTTTACTGCATCAGTTTGAAGTGGTTGAAGAGTTTGAAGGCGCTGCTCGTCACGAATTTTTTAAGCAAGTTGCTATGATCTCTGTTCCTGTTCGTATCGGAGAAGCCTTTGGGATGTATTTGTTGGAAGCCATGGCATCCGGAGTTCCGGTAGTACAGCCGGCTTTAGGAGCTTTCCCCGAGATTGTGGACGTTTCGGGTGGCGGTGTGATTTATTCACCAAATACCCCTGAAGAATTGAGCGAAAGCTGGGCTGAATTATTGAATGATCCAGAAAAATTAGAAAAACTGAGCCTGGCCGGTTACGAGGGAACGAGCAAGAGATTTAATATACATAATCATGCAGCCGAAATTGTTGAGCTGTATGAGAGTCTGAAAAGATAA
- a CDS encoding PQQ-binding-like beta-propeller repeat protein produces MNNQDKLKLSQNIAVIAGIFCAAVALLLLLNFWQITKTDPIESKALEALVERLKDDANNEELKEEIRNFDLLARKAYFNSQWQVETGAYMLLLGAIVLAFALRVYYSAKSKIEEPEKVLENEIASRIIAQKGIIIVGAAVMVLALLASFLSVNQLKSYDAAALVTENETRAEEAVEVINVAPAQTATNEAVEEATVGENATSENVTEENATGVQPEESSSETIAETPIAEPKPAAASGMTLAEIQKNHNSFRGPLSQGVIMHKDIPTEWDGAAGTNVLWKVEVPKHGFNSPIIWGDKLFVAGADNTTREVYCYNRNDGKLLWTGVADNISGSPATPPRVTDDTGLAAPTLTIDGKAVFAIFATGDVIAFDMNGKRLWARNLGVPDNHYGHSSSLITWNGKLFIQYDTNRGGKVMALDNKSGETVWETQRQAKISWASPVLAEVDGKYQLVLTADPIVAGYDVETGEELWSVECMMGEVGASVGYADGIVVAANEYARMVAIDIRTQEVLWEDDFYLPEAASLLAHDGLLFAATSYGVFVCYDLKEGELLWEDDFGSPVYSSPVLADGKVYLMDNDGVMRIYEFSRELKKVGENPLGEMSGPTPAFADGRIYIRGEKDLYCIGK; encoded by the coding sequence ATGAACAACCAGGATAAACTAAAACTCTCGCAGAACATTGCTGTAATTGCAGGTATTTTTTGCGCTGCTGTTGCGCTGCTGCTTTTATTGAATTTTTGGCAGATCACAAAAACCGATCCTATTGAAAGTAAAGCATTGGAGGCGTTGGTTGAGCGCTTAAAAGATGATGCCAACAACGAGGAGCTAAAAGAGGAGATTCGCAATTTCGACTTGTTGGCCCGGAAGGCTTATTTTAACAGTCAGTGGCAGGTAGAAACCGGCGCTTACATGTTGCTTTTGGGTGCCATTGTGCTGGCGTTTGCATTGCGGGTTTACTACTCGGCAAAAAGCAAAATTGAAGAACCGGAGAAGGTATTGGAAAATGAAATTGCCAGCAGAATAATTGCCCAAAAGGGAATTATAATTGTTGGAGCTGCGGTGATGGTTTTGGCGCTGTTGGCTTCCTTCCTGTCGGTTAACCAGCTCAAATCGTACGATGCAGCAGCTTTGGTTACTGAAAATGAAACGCGGGCTGAAGAGGCTGTAGAAGTAATAAATGTAGCTCCGGCACAAACTGCAACAAACGAAGCTGTAGAAGAAGCAACTGTTGGAGAAAATGCGACTTCAGAAAATGTGACAGAAGAAAATGCAACTGGAGTTCAACCGGAAGAGTCGTCCTCAGAAACTATTGCAGAAACACCGATTGCAGAACCGAAGCCGGCTGCGGCATCAGGAATGACACTTGCTGAAATTCAAAAAAATCATAACTCTTTCCGTGGCCCGTTGTCACAGGGGGTGATTATGCATAAAGATATTCCAACAGAATGGGACGGTGCTGCCGGAACAAATGTGCTTTGGAAAGTTGAAGTGCCAAAACATGGCTTTAACTCGCCAATTATTTGGGGCGATAAATTGTTTGTTGCAGGTGCAGATAACACTACACGCGAAGTGTATTGTTACAATCGAAACGACGGGAAATTATTGTGGACCGGAGTTGCAGATAACATTTCAGGATCGCCGGCAACACCGCCGCGTGTTACCGACGATACTGGTTTGGCTGCACCAACGCTAACCATCGACGGGAAAGCTGTTTTTGCCATTTTCGCTACTGGCGATGTAATTGCTTTCGATATGAACGGTAAGCGATTGTGGGCACGAAACCTTGGTGTTCCTGATAATCACTACGGGCATTCATCGTCGTTGATTACGTGGAATGGCAAACTTTTTATTCAGTATGATACCAACCGTGGAGGAAAAGTAATGGCACTTGATAATAAATCAGGAGAAACGGTTTGGGAAACACAACGTCAGGCTAAAATTTCGTGGGCAAGTCCGGTATTGGCCGAGGTGGATGGCAAGTATCAGCTGGTATTAACTGCCGATCCGATTGTTGCCGGATACGATGTGGAAACCGGAGAGGAACTTTGGTCGGTTGAATGTATGATGGGCGAAGTTGGTGCATCGGTTGGTTATGCAGACGGAATTGTAGTGGCAGCCAACGAATATGCACGAATGGTAGCCATTGATATTCGCACACAGGAAGTGCTTTGGGAAGACGATTTTTACCTGCCCGAAGCCGCCAGTCTTTTGGCACACGACGGACTGTTATTTGCCGCAACCAGTTATGGTGTTTTTGTTTGCTACGACCTGAAGGAGGGCGAACTGCTTTGGGAAGATGATTTTGGCTCTCCTGTCTATTCATCGCCTGTTCTTGCTGATGGGAAAGTGTACTTGATGGACAACGACGGAGTGATGCGTATCTACGAGTTTTCAAGAGAATTGAAAAAGGTTGGCGAGAATCCATTGGGCGAAATGTCTGGTCCTACGCCGGCTTTTGCAGATGGACGGATCTACATTAGAGGAGAGAAAGACTTGTATTGTATTGGGAAGTAA
- a CDS encoding NAD(P)H-dependent oxidoreductase subunit E — MTEENKYIDQLIQEKGVTKKSLIPILQAIQKEHNYLPEEILRLVAEKTEISLAEIIGVASFYSQFRLHPVGEHMIKVCVGTACHVKGAGQVYDAFRRELKLAEGQDTEESGKYTLEQVACLGCCTLAPVVQIDETTYGHVASDQVGQVIADFESLKGTKSSKKARKADGSEIQGEIRIGLGSCCVASGSKEIQEEVEHVVNDSGLRVSLKHVGCVGMCHQVPLVEVVPNEGEPTLYAKVKPEDVKNIVESHFQAPGLFTRLKNKLIHTVEDIQTDRNWDGIERYEISMREKPVASFLGKQVPIATEYRGIINPLDINEYLSRGGFSALEKVLNKMAPEEVIREVKDSGVRGRGGAGFPTGLKWELVKKQEDPEKYIICNGDEGDPGAFMDRMLLESYPYRVIEGMIIAAYAVGIHKGYFYIRAEYPLAVKRIREALKICQAKNYLGENILGSGFNLELQIYEGAGAFVCGEESALIASIEGNRGFPRMRPPFPAESGLWGKPTLVNNTETLAQIFYILREGSEGFSKIGSGKSTGTKVFALAGKVARGGLIEVPMGISIKQVIEEIGGGIANGRQFKAVQIGGPSGGCIPAEHSNTPIDFESLGEMGAMMGSGGLVVLDDTDCMVDIARYFLSFTQEESCGKCTFCRVGTKRMLDILDRIVSGKGKSGDIEELEHLAEWTKKGSLCGLGKTAPNPVLSTLKHFRDEYEAHINGTCPTGKCAELITYSVNDECIGCTKCVQKCPVDAIPFTPHEKHSIDTELCIKCDACRAACPVDAIDVK, encoded by the coding sequence ATGACAGAAGAAAATAAATATATAGATCAACTCATTCAGGAAAAAGGCGTAACAAAAAAGAGCCTGATTCCTATTCTTCAGGCCATTCAGAAAGAGCACAACTATTTGCCGGAGGAAATATTGAGATTGGTGGCCGAAAAAACGGAGATCAGTCTGGCTGAGATTATTGGAGTGGCCAGTTTTTACTCGCAGTTTCGTTTGCATCCGGTTGGCGAGCACATGATTAAAGTGTGTGTTGGAACCGCATGCCATGTAAAAGGTGCGGGGCAGGTTTACGATGCTTTTCGTCGTGAATTGAAACTGGCAGAAGGGCAGGATACTGAGGAATCGGGGAAATATACTTTGGAGCAAGTGGCTTGTTTAGGGTGTTGCACGCTGGCACCGGTAGTTCAAATCGACGAAACTACATACGGTCATGTGGCATCCGATCAGGTTGGTCAGGTTATTGCCGATTTTGAAAGCCTGAAAGGAACAAAGAGTTCTAAGAAGGCGCGAAAAGCTGATGGTTCCGAAATTCAGGGCGAGATTCGAATCGGGCTTGGTTCGTGTTGTGTAGCCAGCGGAAGTAAAGAGATTCAGGAGGAAGTTGAACACGTGGTAAACGACAGTGGTTTACGTGTCAGCTTAAAACATGTGGGCTGTGTAGGAATGTGTCACCAGGTTCCTTTGGTTGAGGTGGTTCCAAACGAAGGAGAGCCTACACTTTACGCCAAAGTAAAACCCGAAGACGTAAAAAATATTGTTGAAAGTCATTTTCAGGCGCCGGGCTTGTTTACGCGCTTGAAAAATAAATTGATTCATACGGTTGAGGATATTCAGACCGACCGAAACTGGGATGGAATTGAGCGCTACGAAATTAGTATGCGCGAAAAACCGGTAGCTTCATTTTTGGGAAAACAGGTTCCTATTGCTACCGAATACCGTGGAATAATCAACCCACTTGATATTAATGAATACCTGAGTCGCGGAGGTTTTTCTGCACTGGAAAAGGTATTGAACAAAATGGCGCCCGAAGAGGTAATCCGCGAGGTAAAAGACAGCGGTGTCAGAGGTCGTGGTGGCGCCGGATTTCCAACAGGTTTAAAATGGGAGTTGGTAAAGAAACAGGAAGATCCTGAAAAATATATTATCTGTAATGGCGATGAGGGCGATCCCGGAGCTTTTATGGATCGCATGTTGCTTGAGTCGTATCCTTACCGGGTAATCGAGGGAATGATCATTGCTGCTTACGCCGTGGGCATTCATAAGGGGTACTTTTATATCCGAGCCGAGTATCCGCTGGCGGTAAAACGTATTCGTGAGGCTTTGAAAATATGCCAAGCTAAAAATTACCTGGGAGAAAATATTTTAGGAAGTGGTTTTAATCTCGAACTGCAGATTTACGAAGGCGCCGGTGCTTTTGTTTGTGGAGAAGAAAGTGCACTTATCGCTTCCATCGAAGGAAATCGTGGTTTTCCGAGAATGCGCCCGCCATTTCCGGCGGAGAGTGGTTTGTGGGGAAAACCAACACTGGTAAACAATACGGAAACGTTAGCTCAGATTTTTTATATTTTACGTGAGGGGTCTGAGGGATTTTCAAAAATCGGATCGGGAAAAAGTACGGGAACAAAAGTATTTGCCTTGGCAGGGAAAGTGGCCCGTGGTGGGCTGATTGAAGTGCCGATGGGGATTTCCATAAAACAGGTAATTGAAGAAATTGGAGGTGGAATTGCCAATGGGCGCCAGTTTAAAGCAGTGCAGATTGGTGGTCCGTCGGGTGGTTGTATTCCGGCCGAACATTCCAATACGCCCATCGATTTTGAATCGCTGGGAGAAATGGGAGCTATGATGGGGTCGGGTGGCCTTGTGGTGCTCGACGATACCGATTGTATGGTAGACATTGCCCGTTATTTCCTTTCGTTCACGCAGGAAGAATCGTGTGGGAAATGTACTTTCTGCCGCGTGGGAACAAAACGAATGCTCGACATTCTCGACCGCATTGTTAGCGGAAAAGGAAAAAGTGGCGACATTGAAGAACTGGAGCATCTGGCTGAATGGACAAAAAAAGGAAGTCTTTGCGGACTGGGAAAAACAGCGCCAAATCCGGTGTTAAGTACTTTGAAACATTTCAGGGATGAATATGAAGCACACATCAATGGAACATGCCCGACCGGAAAATGTGCTGAGCTGATCACTTATTCGGTGAACGACGAGTGTATTGGTTGTACAAAATGTGTTCAAAAATGTCCGGTTGATGCGATTCCGTTCACACCGCACGAGAAACATAGTATTGATACCGAACTTTGTATAAAATGTGATGCGTGCAGAGCAGCTTGTCCGGTTGATGCAATTGACGTGAAATAA
- a CDS encoding FAD-dependent oxidoreductase: protein MIKLKINNKVVEVEEGTSVMKAAQQQGIEIPNMCWHDELEHFTSCMLCMVKDKKNGRLYPSCSVKAVEGMEVITDDQEIADSRKTALELLLSEHVGDCEGPCQIACPAHMDIPRMNRLIAAGKFDEALAVVKKDIALPAVLGRICPAPCEGACHRKTVDEPISICLLKRIVGDNRIEPTTPDVAKTGKRVAVIGAGPAGLAAAYYMQLKGIDVTLFDKNEKAGGLLRTELSEEVLPMDVLDKEIEAIIKTGVEFRGGQSIAAAKFDQLKKDFDAVVLASGAISDDSEKYGLKAGPKGIIADRTTYQTSAEKVFAIGNVLRSSRLAVRSVGQGKEVAFSVLQFLAGQEIKGEPRLFNSRFGKMVADEFAEYLKESVEGKRKIPEQGKNAGFTREEAIAEAKRCLHCDCRAIDNCKLREYSDQYQVDQKRFKTSERRKITKQINHDLVVYESQKCIKCGICVRLTGKYKEKFGFTFIGRGFDVEIGVPFNEELKKGLTDTARKVAEACPTGAISLNNDE, encoded by the coding sequence ATGATTAAACTAAAAATAAATAACAAAGTAGTTGAGGTTGAAGAAGGAACTTCGGTGATGAAAGCCGCACAACAACAGGGGATTGAAATCCCGAACATGTGTTGGCACGACGAACTGGAGCACTTTACTTCCTGCATGCTTTGTATGGTAAAAGATAAAAAGAACGGAAGACTTTATCCGTCTTGTTCGGTAAAGGCAGTGGAAGGAATGGAGGTGATTACTGATGATCAGGAGATTGCCGATTCGCGAAAAACTGCGTTGGAATTGCTTTTAAGCGAACATGTTGGCGATTGTGAAGGGCCTTGCCAAATAGCTTGTCCGGCGCACATGGATATTCCACGAATGAACCGATTAATTGCTGCCGGAAAATTTGATGAAGCGCTTGCAGTGGTGAAAAAAGACATTGCTCTACCTGCAGTTTTGGGGCGCATTTGTCCGGCTCCCTGCGAAGGAGCTTGTCACCGAAAAACGGTTGACGAGCCGATTTCAATTTGTTTATTAAAACGAATTGTGGGAGATAATAGAATTGAACCAACCACTCCAGATGTTGCGAAAACAGGAAAAAGGGTAGCAGTAATTGGTGCCGGTCCGGCCGGTTTGGCAGCGGCTTATTACATGCAACTTAAAGGAATAGATGTAACACTTTTTGATAAAAATGAAAAAGCCGGAGGTCTGCTTCGCACTGAGCTGAGTGAAGAAGTTTTGCCAATGGATGTTTTGGATAAGGAAATTGAAGCGATAATAAAAACCGGCGTTGAATTTCGGGGTGGTCAGTCGATTGCAGCAGCTAAGTTTGATCAATTGAAAAAGGATTTTGATGCGGTAGTCTTGGCTTCAGGAGCAATTTCGGATGATTCAGAAAAGTACGGATTGAAAGCCGGACCGAAAGGAATTATAGCCGATAGGACGACCTATCAAACTTCCGCCGAAAAAGTGTTTGCCATTGGGAATGTTTTGCGTTCATCGAGATTGGCGGTTCGTTCGGTTGGTCAGGGTAAGGAAGTCGCTTTTTCTGTTCTGCAATTTCTGGCCGGACAGGAGATAAAAGGTGAACCGCGTTTATTTAATTCGCGCTTTGGAAAGATGGTAGCCGACGAGTTTGCTGAGTACCTGAAAGAATCGGTAGAAGGCAAACGTAAGATTCCTGAGCAAGGCAAGAATGCCGGTTTTACTCGTGAAGAAGCCATTGCCGAAGCAAAAAGGTGTTTGCATTGCGATTGCCGTGCCATTGATAATTGTAAGCTGCGTGAATATTCCGATCAATATCAGGTGGATCAGAAACGCTTTAAAACCAGCGAACGTCGGAAAATTACAAAACAGATCAATCATGATTTGGTGGTGTACGAATCTCAAAAGTGTATTAAATGCGGAATATGTGTACGTCTGACCGGAAAATATAAGGAGAAGTTTGGTTTCACATTTATTGGCAGAGGTTTTGATGTGGAGATTGGCGTTCCGTTTAACGAGGAGTTGAAAAAAGGACTGACCGACACGGCACGAAAAGTTGCTGAAGCTTGTCCTACTGGCGCAATCTCCTTGAATAATGATGAATAA